A DNA window from Kitasatospora atroaurantiaca contains the following coding sequences:
- a CDS encoding MATE family efflux transporter: MRGHVSRLAGLAWPVYVELLSGVIASIITTFWLARLGGPAVAAVTLATGIEHLLLGLVLVVSSGTSLQLSRARGAEDTAEAGRVARTAWWLCGLGSAALAVPGMLYREPVARLFLDGPAVALAAGYLAVAFPGLAVFFAQKVADDLFKGSGDTRTPMRTALLGNLLLFALDPLLIFGAGPLPALGVPGAALALVASRTVALAVALALHRRVRMSGRLSLRTARQILAAGLSFGVDFTTRMAVGMVQLGLVASFGVAAVAGYGIGYRTLLVATMAFYAVRQAAGIEAARHAGAGRANQLPALARDTTTLAALVGAVATALCAATAAPLTALFTRDPAVAAQSLAFLRLMCLYLLPYALVVGLGGVLQAVGRGRALVLATALGFAVQLPAGYGLSRLIGVNGVWVAMAAGALTQLAAYHLLRIIPCKPVGAHRRPRSPRSLLRRPAPLTTPRRVERSSTA; encoded by the coding sequence GTGCGGGGACATGTGTCGCGGCTGGCCGGGCTCGCCTGGCCGGTCTACGTCGAATTGCTGTCAGGCGTGATCGCGTCGATCATCACCACGTTCTGGCTGGCCCGCCTCGGCGGTCCCGCGGTCGCCGCGGTCACCCTGGCCACCGGCATCGAGCACCTGCTGCTCGGGCTGGTCCTGGTCGTCAGCTCCGGCACCAGCCTCCAGCTGTCCCGGGCCCGCGGCGCCGAGGACACCGCCGAGGCGGGCCGGGTCGCCCGGACCGCCTGGTGGCTGTGCGGTCTGGGCTCGGCCGCCCTAGCCGTACCCGGGATGCTGTACCGCGAGCCCGTGGCCCGGCTCTTCCTCGATGGACCGGCGGTCGCACTGGCCGCCGGCTACCTGGCCGTCGCGTTCCCGGGCCTGGCGGTGTTCTTCGCCCAGAAGGTGGCCGACGACCTCTTCAAGGGATCGGGTGACACCCGGACGCCGATGCGGACCGCACTGCTTGGCAACCTGCTGCTGTTCGCGCTCGACCCGTTGCTCATCTTCGGCGCCGGACCGCTGCCCGCTCTCGGGGTGCCGGGCGCCGCGCTGGCGCTGGTCGCCTCCCGCACCGTGGCACTAGCCGTCGCCCTGGCGCTGCACCGCCGGGTCCGGATGTCCGGGCGGCTGTCGCTCCGGACGGCGCGTCAGATCCTGGCCGCGGGCCTCTCCTTCGGTGTCGACTTCACCACTCGGATGGCGGTCGGCATGGTGCAGCTGGGCCTGGTGGCCTCGTTCGGCGTCGCGGCGGTGGCGGGGTACGGCATCGGCTACCGGACCCTCCTGGTTGCGACCATGGCGTTCTACGCCGTCCGGCAGGCCGCCGGGATCGAGGCCGCGCGGCACGCGGGAGCCGGCCGGGCGAACCAACTGCCCGCACTGGCCCGGGACACGACCACCCTGGCCGCCCTGGTGGGCGCGGTGGCCACCGCCCTGTGCGCCGCCACGGCCGCGCCGCTCACCGCACTCTTCACCCGGGACCCGGCGGTGGCGGCGCAGTCTCTCGCGTTCCTCCGCCTGATGTGCCTCTACCTGCTGCCGTACGCGCTGGTGGTCGGCCTCGGCGGCGTACTCCAAGCGGTGGGGCGCGGCCGGGCCCTGGTCCTGGCCACCGCACTGGGCTTCGCGGTCCAACTCCCGGCCGGGTACGGACTTTCCCGGCTGATCGGCGTCAACGGCGTGTGGGTGGCAATGGCCGCCGGGGCGCTCACCCAGCTCGCCGCGTACCACCTGCTGCGGATCATCCCCTGCAAGCCTGTCGGTGCCCACCGGCGGCCGCGCTCACCCCGGTCGCTCCTGCGGAGGCCGGCCCCGCTCACCACGCCCCGGCGGGTGGAACGCTCCAGCACCGCCTGA
- a CDS encoding alpha/beta fold hydrolase, with the protein MATFVLVPGLFMGAWAWEAVAAELEAKGHRAVAVTLPGLAERAGEDAAGIGLASHADAVAEVLAAAGPGTVLVAHSYGAFPCVAAVDRRPELVSRLVFVDTGYPEAGESMVLTMPQLDLLAGVAGDVVPVPKEIPAVHGVPEAEHDRWLRLATPQPVRTVTEPVELSGDWLRVPTTGVFCLASGLNVVFARSLHATGMPRFAKLAEPGVTFFELSTGHYPMLSAPLELADVLERAADGGGRGLYDS; encoded by the coding sequence ATGGCGACGTTCGTGCTGGTGCCCGGCCTGTTCATGGGCGCGTGGGCGTGGGAGGCGGTGGCCGCCGAGCTGGAGGCCAAGGGACACCGGGCGGTGGCGGTGACGCTGCCCGGGCTGGCGGAGCGCGCGGGGGAGGATGCGGCGGGGATCGGGCTGGCGTCGCATGCGGACGCGGTGGCGGAGGTGCTCGCCGCCGCGGGCCCGGGGACGGTGCTGGTGGCGCACAGCTACGGCGCGTTCCCGTGCGTCGCGGCGGTGGACCGGCGGCCGGAGCTGGTGTCGCGGCTGGTGTTCGTGGACACCGGCTACCCGGAGGCGGGCGAGTCGATGGTGCTGACGATGCCGCAGTTGGACCTGCTGGCGGGGGTTGCGGGGGACGTGGTCCCGGTGCCGAAGGAGATCCCGGCGGTGCACGGGGTGCCGGAGGCGGAGCACGATCGCTGGCTCCGGCTGGCCACCCCGCAGCCGGTGCGGACGGTCACCGAGCCGGTCGAGCTGAGCGGCGACTGGCTGCGGGTGCCGACCACCGGGGTGTTCTGCCTGGCGAGCGGGTTGAACGTGGTGTTCGCCCGTTCGCTGCACGCCACCGGGATGCCCCGGTTCGCGAAGCTAGCCGAGCCCGGGGTGACCTTCTTCGAGCTGTCGACCGGTCACTACCCGATGCTGTCCGCGCCGCTGGAGCTGGCGGACGTGCTGGAGCGCGCCGCCGACGGCGGAGGCCGCGGCCTGTACGACAGCTGA
- a CDS encoding HNH endonuclease signature motif containing protein, producing MVIERAGFRCESPECANPGFYAESHKGGPVLEVDHVDDLQFKGPDHPANMIALCPNCHAVKTHAVDGDRLRRLFAVVVREQHANAMLDDCPGSSPPSAP from the coding sequence ATGGTGATCGAGCGGGCGGGCTTTCGGTGCGAGAGCCCCGAGTGCGCGAACCCGGGCTTCTATGCGGAGAGCCACAAGGGTGGGCCGGTGCTGGAAGTCGATCACGTCGACGACTTGCAGTTCAAGGGTCCCGACCATCCGGCGAACATGATCGCCCTGTGTCCGAACTGCCATGCGGTGAAGACGCACGCCGTGGACGGCGACAGGCTTCGACGGCTGTTCGCGGTCGTGGTTCGCGAGCAGCACGCGAACGCAATGCTGGACGACTGCCCCGGCAGCAGCCCGCCTTCCGCGCCCTGA
- a CDS encoding terminal protein Tpg-like protein, protein MSIAAAARHHGATQGEQEDILARGLRDAYFQDGGRRARGLDVTLNSLAWADFSVD, encoded by the coding sequence GTGTCGATAGCTGCTGCGGCCCGCCACCACGGCGCCACCCAGGGCGAGCAGGAGGACATCCTCGCCCGAGGCTTGCGCGACGCCTACTTCCAGGACGGGGGCCGCCGTGCCCGCGGCCTGGACGTCACTCTGAACAGCCTGGCCTGGGCCGACTTCTCGGTGGATTGA
- a CDS encoding tyrosine-type recombinase/integrase, which translates to MGGQWGKDLHGVHRAVAALGHADPPRLGPEAGPAALEGVPSEWAGWVERWYATSTLTPKIRRSYRSVLAKIGRWLAAEHPEVTEPGQWTRQTCASWVAAVDRMSVGDFSQWTHGMHSQGRLGKPLTAQSKSGYLKVPRAFFRDLHEWEWTPRRFDPAHALRTPRSVRALMGPDPRVIADDIWAKLLWAGLNVEPGDLPTSDSRTYPVELIRGITLTWLFAGQRSDEIARLRVGCIRWQHDGLPIPGDSGEVLACDAVCLLDVPTHKTGTVFTKPVDPLLGKAIEAWQAVRPAQPQMLDHKTGELADFLFAHRARRVAKHYINTAIIPMLCRKAGVPTADVRGNITSHRARSTIASQLYNAKEPMTLFELQEWLGHRTPEATAQLREDHSEHLGQGLQRRRILRPERPHHRGPRRPRRRRLRRRRQRRTLAVLRPGPRLVHLHLLRTVPAPDGLRALRLLHPEELQQGPTAGGEGEPPEDAGQHPPHRS; encoded by the coding sequence ATGGGCGGGCAGTGGGGCAAGGACCTGCACGGCGTCCACCGGGCGGTCGCGGCGCTCGGCCATGCGGACCCGCCGCGGTTGGGCCCTGAGGCCGGGCCGGCGGCGTTGGAGGGAGTGCCGAGCGAATGGGCGGGGTGGGTCGAGCGGTGGTACGCGACATCGACGCTGACGCCGAAGATCCGCAGGAGCTACCGCAGCGTGCTCGCGAAGATCGGCCGGTGGCTGGCCGCCGAGCACCCCGAGGTCACCGAGCCAGGCCAGTGGACCCGCCAGACCTGCGCGTCCTGGGTTGCGGCGGTGGACCGGATGTCCGTCGGCGACTTCTCCCAGTGGACCCACGGCATGCACTCGCAAGGACGCCTGGGCAAACCGCTCACCGCGCAGTCGAAGTCCGGCTACCTCAAGGTGCCCCGCGCGTTCTTCCGCGACCTGCACGAATGGGAGTGGACCCCGCGGCGCTTCGACCCCGCTCACGCCTTGCGGACACCGCGAAGCGTCCGCGCGTTGATGGGTCCGGACCCGCGGGTGATCGCCGACGACATCTGGGCGAAGCTGCTGTGGGCCGGTCTGAACGTCGAACCAGGTGACCTGCCGACCTCGGACAGTCGCACCTACCCGGTCGAGCTGATCCGGGGCATCACCTTGACCTGGCTCTTCGCAGGCCAGCGCAGTGATGAGATTGCCCGGCTGCGGGTGGGCTGCATCCGCTGGCAGCACGACGGCCTGCCCATCCCCGGTGACTCGGGCGAGGTCCTGGCCTGCGACGCGGTCTGCCTGTTGGACGTCCCGACCCACAAGACAGGCACCGTGTTCACCAAGCCCGTTGACCCGCTCCTGGGCAAGGCCATCGAGGCATGGCAGGCCGTCAGACCCGCCCAACCGCAGATGCTCGACCACAAGACCGGCGAGTTGGCCGACTTCCTGTTCGCCCACCGCGCCCGCCGGGTCGCCAAGCACTACATCAACACGGCGATCATCCCGATGCTCTGCCGCAAGGCCGGCGTCCCCACGGCCGACGTCCGCGGCAACATCACCAGCCACCGGGCCCGATCCACCATCGCCAGCCAGCTCTACAACGCCAAGGAGCCCATGACGCTCTTCGAACTGCAGGAATGGCTTGGCCACCGCACTCCGGAAGCGACCGCCCAACTACGCGAAGATCACTCCGAACACCTTGGCCAGGGCCTACAACGGCGCCGGATACTTCGCCCGGAACGTCCGCACCATCGAGGTCCTCGTCGACCGCGACGCCGTCGCCTCCGGCGCCGCCGCCAGCGGCGAACCCTGGCAGTACTACGACCTGGGCCACGGCTGGTGCACCTACACCTTCTTCGAACAGTGCCAGCACCGGATGGCCTGCGCGCGCTGCGACTTCTGCACCCCGAAGAACTCCAGCAGGGGCCAACTGCTGGAGGCGAAGGAGAACCTCCAGAAGATGCTGGCCAACATCCCCCTCACCGATCTTGA
- a CDS encoding TetR/AcrR family transcriptional regulator, which translates to MGRPSKFTEDQFLDAALRLVSAGGPDAATVAAVAEALGAPVGSVYHRFDSRDLLLAKLWLRTVRRFQSGFLQALASDDLDEAALGAALHVNTWARGHLDEARALLLYRREDLAARWPAELGDEVATVNAAVFDALRDYASRRYGSVDPEHVQRVTFAVLDVPYAAGRRHLLAGDAPPALVDDLVAVTCRCVLADLD; encoded by the coding sequence ATGGGTCGCCCGTCGAAGTTCACCGAGGATCAGTTCCTGGACGCCGCACTGCGGTTGGTCTCCGCCGGAGGGCCCGACGCGGCGACGGTCGCAGCTGTCGCCGAGGCCCTCGGGGCGCCGGTGGGCTCGGTCTACCACCGGTTCGACTCCCGTGACCTGCTCCTGGCGAAGCTGTGGCTGCGGACGGTTCGACGGTTCCAGTCGGGGTTTCTGCAGGCACTCGCGAGCGATGATCTGGACGAGGCGGCCCTGGGCGCGGCGTTGCACGTGAACACATGGGCGCGTGGGCATCTCGACGAGGCACGCGCGCTGCTGCTCTACCGCCGTGAGGACCTGGCAGCCCGCTGGCCAGCCGAACTCGGCGACGAGGTCGCCACGGTCAACGCGGCCGTCTTCGACGCACTGCGCGACTACGCGTCGCGCCGGTACGGAAGTGTGGATCCGGAGCACGTCCAGCGGGTGACCTTCGCGGTGTTGGACGTGCCCTACGCGGCCGGCCGCCGCCATCTCCTCGCCGGTGATGCGCCGCCGGCCCTCGTCGACGACCTGGTCGCCGTCACCTGCCGTTGCGTGCTGGCCGATCTCGATTGA
- a CDS encoding helix-turn-helix transcriptional regulator — protein sequence MPRPTGRVLTLLELLQSGGTRTVAELADRLGVEGRTVRRYVDQLIDLDVPVESVRGRYGGYRLAPGYRLPPLMLSDDEALAVLLGLIAGRRAGLTTTQHTANETASAKIRRVLPKHIARRLDTLLESLAFTEQSSEFDTPDAEVLLTIADAVRHHRPVSIRYTDRDGRRSERTLHAYGIVAHSGRWYVTGKDAQIDQDRTFRLDRIADARTLPGSFETPMGPGPAQRVLSGFATAEYRHKVTLRIHGTVEQIRAHLPNSVANLEEHESAAGEDRATERWLRVQLRAERLDWLPPVLASLNRPFVIERPDELRDLVIELADRLTSYAAEPDSEEPMS from the coding sequence ATGCCTCGACCCACCGGCCGCGTCCTCACACTCCTGGAGCTGCTGCAGTCGGGCGGCACCCGGACGGTGGCCGAACTCGCCGACCGGCTCGGCGTCGAAGGGCGCACCGTGCGCCGGTATGTGGACCAGCTGATCGACCTCGACGTGCCCGTGGAATCGGTGCGCGGCCGCTACGGCGGGTACCGGCTCGCCCCCGGGTACCGCTTGCCACCGCTCATGCTCAGCGACGACGAGGCGCTGGCCGTACTGCTCGGCCTGATCGCCGGCCGCCGAGCAGGGCTGACGACGACGCAGCACACGGCAAACGAGACGGCATCGGCGAAGATCCGGCGGGTGCTGCCCAAGCACATCGCCCGCCGGCTCGACACACTCCTGGAATCCCTCGCCTTCACGGAACAGTCCAGCGAGTTCGACACCCCGGACGCCGAGGTCCTGCTCACCATCGCCGATGCGGTGCGCCACCACCGACCGGTCTCGATCCGCTACACCGACCGCGACGGACGGCGCAGCGAACGCACACTGCACGCGTACGGGATCGTCGCCCATTCGGGCCGGTGGTACGTCACGGGCAAGGACGCCCAGATCGACCAGGACCGAACCTTCCGGCTCGATCGCATCGCAGACGCACGGACCCTGCCCGGCTCATTCGAAACGCCCATGGGTCCCGGTCCGGCACAGCGCGTATTGTCAGGATTCGCCACGGCCGAGTACCGGCATAAGGTGACCTTGCGGATCCACGGGACAGTTGAGCAGATCCGCGCCCACCTTCCCAACAGCGTCGCGAACCTGGAGGAGCACGAGTCCGCAGCCGGCGAGGACCGCGCGACCGAGCGCTGGCTGCGCGTCCAGCTACGGGCGGAGCGACTCGACTGGTTGCCTCCAGTACTCGCCTCACTCAACCGGCCGTTCGTCATCGAGCGCCCCGATGAACTCCGCGACCTCGTCATCGAGCTCGCCGATCGCCTCACGTCCTACGCCGCCGAGCCTGACAGCGAGGAACCAATGTCATGA
- a CDS encoding VOC family protein, whose protein sequence is MDFVSIRIITSDVARLVEFYERASGARATWATEDFAELRTAGATLAIAGTRTVPLFAPGSARPADNHSVITEFLVDDVDRVHQNLTGFVTDFVTEPTTMPWGNRSLLFRDPDGNLVNFFTPVTPAATEKFAR, encoded by the coding sequence ATGGACTTCGTCTCGATCCGCATCATCACCAGCGACGTGGCGCGCCTCGTCGAGTTCTACGAGCGAGCCTCAGGGGCGCGGGCGACGTGGGCCACCGAGGACTTCGCCGAACTCAGGACCGCGGGCGCCACCCTCGCGATCGCCGGCACCCGCACCGTCCCGCTGTTCGCCCCGGGCTCTGCCCGCCCGGCGGACAACCACAGCGTGATCACCGAGTTCCTCGTCGACGACGTGGACCGCGTTCACCAGAACCTGACCGGCTTCGTCACCGACTTCGTCACCGAGCCCACCACGATGCCCTGGGGCAACCGGTCGCTACTGTTCCGCGACCCCGACGGCAACCTCGTCAACTTCTTCACCCCCGTCACCCCGGCGGCCACCGAAAAGTTCGCACGCTGA
- a CDS encoding IS5 family transposase, whose amino-acid sequence MEREPYPSDLSDEQWVLIEPMITAWKQDRVRRSATGDPGACNLREVVNAIFYQNRTGCQWRYLPHDLPVWSAVFYYFTLWRQDGLDQRIQELLRCQVREKARRLEDPSLVVIDTQSVRAAAGVPKTTTGLDANKRTPGRKRGLAVDVLGLIIGVVVLAASAHDNAAGTALLDQAAERCGNRLEKALVDQGFKDEVIIHGALLDVTVEVVRRNPADQGRGFVPQPKRWVVEQVNGTLMLHRRLAREYDHRPDNSASRVYWASTANMARRLTTPAPAWRDTLQAAA is encoded by the coding sequence ATGGAGCGAGAGCCGTATCCCAGCGACTTATCGGATGAGCAGTGGGTGTTGATCGAGCCGATGATCACGGCCTGGAAACAGGACCGTGTGAGGCGGTCGGCGACCGGAGACCCCGGGGCCTGTAATCTCCGGGAGGTCGTGAACGCGATCTTCTACCAGAACCGGACGGGCTGTCAGTGGCGTTACCTGCCCCACGATCTGCCGGTCTGGTCGGCGGTGTTCTACTACTTCACGCTGTGGCGCCAGGACGGGCTTGACCAGCGAATCCAGGAACTTCTGCGCTGCCAGGTGAGGGAGAAGGCCCGCCGATTAGAGGACCCGTCCCTCGTGGTCATCGACACCCAGTCCGTGCGCGCGGCCGCGGGTGTCCCCAAGACCACGACGGGACTGGACGCGAACAAGAGGACACCGGGGCGCAAGCGGGGACTGGCCGTCGACGTGCTGGGGCTGATCATCGGCGTCGTGGTCCTGGCCGCGTCGGCGCACGACAACGCCGCCGGCACGGCCCTGCTCGACCAGGCGGCCGAGCGGTGCGGCAACCGCCTGGAGAAAGCCCTGGTGGACCAGGGCTTCAAGGACGAGGTGATCATCCACGGCGCACTGCTGGACGTCACCGTCGAGGTCGTCCGCCGCAACCCGGCCGACCAGGGCAGGGGCTTCGTCCCGCAGCCCAAGCGGTGGGTGGTTGAGCAGGTCAACGGCACGCTGATGCTGCACCGGCGCCTGGCCCGCGAGTACGACCACAGGCCCGACAACTCCGCCTCGCGCGTCTACTGGGCTTCCACCGCGAACATGGCCCGCCGCCTCACCACACCCGCACCGGCCTGGCGCGACACCCTCCAGGCGGCCGCATGA
- a CDS encoding FG-GAP repeat domain-containing protein, with protein sequence MTAPYRGNLRALAAGGVLALAVGALATTPSTAAPQHRAPDSVVAQSVTDSAPVSDPDAAPRGVGEYPTVVMPALSGPSEQVTAAAKPRHDVDGDGRSDMIVMQYDQATAVYLSSIQAWSDYTIAKTDPDASFKDLLPVGDVGGTTKPELLSLSFDGVLTLYEAGLNATSAPLWSGGGWQKYNRLIATGDVTGDRHPDLLARDFAGDLWLYTGTGTVTKPFNARVKVGTGWGIYDQIVGASDVDGDGLGDVLTRTLTGELWFHKGAGSATAPLKARVKVGTGWNAYNVISGSDDGDGDGLSDLLARDRDGVEYWFKSIGGGRFAAPAYFGSGYENNKFIVGAGTTQLYGKAQNLMTQTDGTLAKYYALANGTYLTPPTGVGKEKPGSRNTYATALNSHNHASYVENIGSDLYIRGKKVSSTWNYNAMVGPGDLTGDGKGDLLSRDSAGVLWLHPGDGAVDTKLGTPIKVSSGWNAYNALVGAGDYSGDGRPDLLARDTSGRLFLFKGTGTSTAPFAAREQIATGWDVYDMLVVPGDIDGDSKGDVLARAKNGDMYLYTSTGNAGTATFAARVKFGSGWNIYTNML encoded by the coding sequence TTGACCGCACCGTACCGCGGAAACCTGAGGGCCCTGGCCGCCGGGGGCGTCCTTGCCCTGGCTGTCGGCGCTCTCGCTACCACCCCGAGCACGGCCGCCCCGCAGCACCGCGCGCCCGACTCCGTCGTCGCGCAGTCCGTGACCGACTCCGCACCGGTGTCGGACCCCGACGCCGCGCCGCGCGGCGTCGGCGAGTACCCGACCGTCGTCATGCCCGCTCTGTCCGGGCCGTCCGAGCAGGTGACTGCCGCCGCCAAGCCGCGGCACGACGTCGACGGCGACGGCCGCAGTGACATGATCGTCATGCAGTACGACCAGGCCACGGCCGTCTACCTGTCGTCGATCCAGGCCTGGAGCGACTACACGATCGCCAAGACCGACCCCGACGCCTCGTTCAAGGACCTGCTGCCGGTGGGCGATGTCGGCGGCACGACCAAGCCGGAACTGCTCTCCCTCTCCTTCGACGGCGTCCTGACGCTCTACGAGGCCGGCTTGAACGCCACGTCGGCGCCCCTGTGGTCGGGCGGCGGCTGGCAGAAGTACAACCGCCTCATCGCCACCGGGGACGTCACCGGAGACCGCCACCCCGACCTGCTGGCCCGCGACTTCGCCGGTGACCTGTGGCTCTACACGGGGACGGGCACCGTCACCAAGCCCTTCAACGCGCGGGTCAAGGTCGGCACCGGCTGGGGGATCTACGACCAGATCGTCGGTGCCAGTGACGTCGACGGCGACGGCCTCGGCGATGTTCTCACCCGCACCCTGACCGGCGAGCTGTGGTTCCACAAGGGGGCCGGCAGCGCCACGGCCCCGCTCAAGGCCCGCGTCAAGGTCGGCACCGGCTGGAACGCGTACAACGTGATCAGTGGCTCGGACGACGGCGACGGCGACGGTCTGAGCGACCTGCTCGCCCGCGACCGCGACGGCGTGGAGTACTGGTTCAAGTCGATCGGCGGCGGGCGCTTCGCCGCGCCGGCGTACTTCGGCAGCGGCTACGAAAACAACAAGTTCATCGTCGGTGCCGGCACCACGCAGCTCTACGGCAAGGCCCAGAACCTCATGACCCAGACCGACGGCACCCTGGCCAAGTACTACGCCCTCGCCAACGGCACCTACCTGACGCCGCCGACCGGAGTCGGCAAGGAGAAGCCGGGGTCCCGCAACACGTACGCCACCGCGCTCAACAGCCACAACCACGCCAGCTATGTGGAGAACATCGGCAGCGACCTGTACATCCGCGGCAAGAAGGTCAGCTCGACGTGGAACTACAACGCGATGGTCGGCCCCGGCGACCTCACCGGCGACGGCAAGGGCGACCTGCTCAGCCGCGACTCAGCGGGAGTTCTGTGGCTGCACCCCGGCGACGGGGCGGTGGACACCAAGCTCGGCACACCCATCAAGGTCAGCAGCGGCTGGAACGCCTACAACGCGCTGGTCGGCGCGGGCGACTACTCCGGCGACGGACGGCCCGACCTGCTCGCCCGGGACACCTCCGGCCGGCTGTTCCTCTTCAAGGGCACGGGGACGTCCACCGCGCCGTTCGCCGCCCGGGAACAGATCGCCACCGGCTGGGACGTCTACGACATGCTCGTCGTGCCGGGTGACATCGACGGGGACAGCAAGGGCGATGTGCTCGCCCGCGCCAAGAACGGCGACATGTACCTGTACACCTCGACGGGCAACGCCGGCACCGCGACCTTCGCCGCCCGGGTGAAGTTCGGCAGCGGCTGGAACATCTACACGAACATGCTCTGA
- a CDS encoding IS5 family transposase, protein MTSTGSPRSTPPSSAPTSTPPGLENGGAGVGPPPVDRRKSGSKHHLICDGNGTPLKVITTGGNVPDITQALAVVDGVQPVAGRPGRPRKRPKSLLGDKGYDSRHVRRELLRRRILPVISRRGEPDIRGLGKLRYVVEQTFALLHQFKRLAVRWERRLDLHDSLISLACALICWRRLNKPTL, encoded by the coding sequence GTGACATCGACTGGCTCACCTCGGTCGACTCCACCATCGTCCGCGCCCACCAGCACGCCGCCGGGGCTCGAAAACGGGGGTGCCGGGGTTGGCCCGCCGCCGGTCGATCGCCGCAAATCGGGCAGCAAACACCACCTCATCTGCGACGGCAACGGCACCCCGCTGAAGGTCATCACCACCGGCGGCAACGTCCCCGACATCACCCAGGCCCTGGCCGTCGTGGATGGCGTCCAACCGGTCGCCGGACGCCCCGGACGACCGCGCAAGCGCCCCAAATCCCTGCTCGGTGACAAGGGTTACGACAGTCGCCACGTCCGCCGGGAGCTTCTCCGACGCCGGATCCTGCCCGTCATCTCCCGACGTGGAGAACCCGACATCCGCGGCCTGGGCAAGCTCCGCTACGTGGTGGAACAGACCTTCGCCCTGCTTCACCAGTTCAAGCGCCTCGCCGTTCGCTGGGAACGACGCCTCGATCTCCACGACTCGCTCATCTCACTTGCCTGCGCGCTCATCTGCTGGAGACGCCTCAACAAGCCAACCCTGTGA
- a CDS encoding transposase, protein MDHGRVIRRHELSDADWDLLRPLLPKSSTGRPRLDDRTVLNGIVWKFRTGVAWRDVP, encoded by the coding sequence GTGGATCATGGTCGGGTGATACGTCGCCATGAGTTGTCCGATGCCGATTGGGATCTCCTGCGGCCTTTGCTACCCAAGTCCTCGACGGGCCGTCCCCGATTGGATGACCGCACGGTTCTGAACGGGATCGTGTGGAAGTTCCGGACCGGGGTGGCTTGGCGGGACGTGCCCTAG
- a CDS encoding DUF7674 family protein, protein MGMPEWWRNVVAVSDALDVVVDDDLSLIFRAAQLADAFVGTASELTQDQRRQVLGTLEEALCQGSEDDAAAVATGFLEALLNAWDNGFDLRLVWDDLGPESQSYCLAWNKFWGIKSPEWMRSS, encoded by the coding sequence ATGGGCATGCCCGAGTGGTGGCGGAACGTGGTGGCGGTCAGCGATGCGCTGGATGTGGTTGTCGATGACGACCTCTCGCTGATCTTTCGGGCAGCCCAGCTGGCCGACGCCTTCGTCGGGACCGCCTCGGAGTTGACGCAGGACCAACGGCGGCAAGTGCTGGGAACTCTGGAAGAGGCGCTCTGCCAGGGCAGCGAGGACGATGCCGCAGCGGTCGCCACTGGCTTCCTCGAGGCCCTCCTGAACGCATGGGACAACGGCTTCGATCTCCGCCTGGTCTGGGATGACCTGGGACCGGAGTCGCAGTCCTACTGCCTGGCCTGGAACAAGTTCTGGGGCATCAAATCACCGGAGTGGATGCGCTCTTCCTGA